The DNA segment GTGATATAATGTAAGAAGTTGGACAGGtgatactgttgttgtttgcattttaatgcAAAACTAGGACTCATATCTGTGTAGTGCaaattacaaactttttttcttattttatgaatttgtatatgtttgtgAATATGCACACAACTGATCTTAAACTAGTTAACTGTTGTGctgtttatgttttcattttgtctACTTTtcatgcccccgaaggtgggcatattaaaatcgcaccgtccgtccgtccgtccggctctgtaactttcccttgtatggacagattttaaaaaaacttgacacatgtgttcttcataccaagacgacatgtcgcgtgcaagaccaatgtccctacctcaaaggtcaaggtcacacttagtgtttattcacaatggagtgctgcatataaggacatagagtataggttgtcgtgtcagggctgttactttcccttgtatggacagattttaaaatcacttgctacatgtgttccacataccaagacaacgtgtcgtgtgcaagacccatgtccctacctctaaggtgaaagatacactgtgtttattcacaagggaattctgaatataaggacataacagtgtaggttgtcaagtatgggtggtatttttttatgttcagaggcaatttaaaataacttgccatatgtatttgacacgtaaaggcaagatcaacttttcatgtactgaccttgttcgtaggtcacattcgggggcattcgtcacatactgtgacagctcttgtttaactAGTAATGTACAGTTATTGTTATGGTATAAACTACAAAAGAGTCAATGTATGAAGGTATCTGATGTAATCTCGTCTGGGTAATACCGCTACATTTTGGGACTCTCCCATATAAGTTTGTATCACTTGAAAGGGAATCGCTTACTGATTAGTAAAATTAAGTCATTGCAGGTTgtattgttgttcttttttccATCTGAATTGGGAtgtgaaatgatttattttgcaatCCTACCAGGCAACAAATCTTATTTGTAATATTCTTTCAGTATAGGTTAACACATTATTTCTCTTCTCATTACAAAGTTTCAGGTGATACCATAATATGGGGCTACCAGGCATTCAAAATtaccatatttttccattatataCTTTTACGGCTTAGTTTGTCTTGTCTGTGATAAAATAAACTCTTATATTATAGATACTATATATCCTTTCAAACTCCTGTATGTACCTATATGTATAAAATGCATTTGCGTTTGTCAAAGTTGGATTAACGACTAGAATCAGATGACATGTTGTTGTAGCCTTTAGTAACAACAACTTACTGCTGTACCAACAATGTAATAGTAAATGGTAATATTGTTCTCAcattgcaatttttaaaaaaagatggtATGATGTTGTTTGGTGAGGAGATGTTGTATGGTGAGGAGATGTTGTATGGTGAGGAGATGTTGTGTGGAGAGATGTTGTATGGTGAGGAGATGTTGAATGGTGAGGAGATGTTGTATGGTGAGGAGATGTTGTACGATGAGGAGATGTTGAACGGTGAGGAGATGTTGTATGGTGAGGAGATGTTGTGTGGTGAGGAGATGTTGTATGTTGAGGAGATGTTGTATGGTGAGGAGATGTTGTATGGTGAGGAGATGTTGAGTGGTGAGGAGATGTTGAGTGGTGAGGAGATGTTGTGTGGTGAGGAGATGTTGTGTGGTGAGGAGATGTTGAATGGTGAGGAGATGTTGAATGGTGAGGAGATGTTGTATGGTGAGGATGTTGTATGGTGAGGACATGTTGTAAGGTGAGGAGATGTTGAATGGTGAGGAGATGTTGTATGGAGAGGAGATGTTGAATGGTGAGGAGATGATGTATGGTGAGGAGATGTTGAATGGTGAGGAGATGTTGAATGGTGAGGAGATGTTGTATGGTGAGGAGATGTTGAATGGTGAGGAGATGTTGTGTGAGGAG comes from the Mya arenaria isolate MELC-2E11 chromosome 13, ASM2691426v1 genome and includes:
- the LOC128215052 gene encoding uncharacterized histidine-rich protein DDB_G0274557-like — encoded protein: MAMSVARVSPHHSTSPHHTTSPHHSTSPHHTTSPHHTTSPHHSTSPHHTTSPHHTTSPHHSTSPHHTTSPHTTSPHHSTSPHHTTSPHHSTSPHHSTSPHHTSSPHHSTSPLHTTSPHHSTSPHLTTCPHHTTSSPYNISSPFNISSPFNISSPHNISSPHNISSPLNISSPLNISSPYNISSPYNISSTYNISSPHNISSPYNISSPFNISSSYNISSPYNISSPFNISSPYNISPHNISSPYNISSPYNISSPNNIIPSFFKNCNVRTILPFTITLLVQQ